A genome region from Pseudanabaena sp. Chao 1811 includes the following:
- a CDS encoding DUF4335 domain-containing protein: protein MIQRSYSLPSCTLLIDGISTSGDTLSILSGFSCRFSHQSEAIEGGLDLLKALVKVVGAYAQALKSNTPLTIPEGQVRLEPEGKHLHLLSITANEANANTTQKIEIKLNTIQLFDLMESLDRLCCDPTTLPDLRLVTQISDYRGQAQLNSQAVPAIAGVISLAIAATVLYFVPTPKPETKPAQPVPTQTNPLPKVSTPPKPSASPESTSTPSSSTSPESSPTPTSSASPESSPTPSSSASPESSPTPTSSASPTSSSSPSFRNN, encoded by the coding sequence ATGATTCAACGCAGCTATAGTTTGCCAAGTTGTACTTTACTGATTGATGGCATTAGCACCTCTGGGGATACTCTATCCATCCTGAGCGGGTTTAGTTGTCGCTTTAGTCATCAGTCTGAAGCCATCGAAGGTGGTCTCGATCTTCTCAAAGCCTTAGTTAAAGTTGTGGGAGCCTATGCCCAAGCTTTAAAAAGCAATACTCCCTTGACAATTCCTGAAGGGCAGGTACGTCTGGAACCAGAAGGAAAGCATCTGCATTTGCTATCGATTACTGCCAATGAAGCTAATGCTAATACCACCCAGAAAATTGAAATTAAACTAAATACGATTCAGCTTTTTGACTTGATGGAGAGTTTGGATCGTCTGTGTTGCGATCCGACAACTTTGCCAGATTTGCGCTTAGTGACTCAGATCTCCGACTATCGAGGGCAGGCTCAGTTAAATAGTCAAGCCGTACCCGCGATCGCTGGGGTGATCAGTTTAGCGATCGCGGCAACGGTTCTGTACTTTGTCCCCACACCAAAGCCAGAAACCAAGCCCGCGCAACCTGTACCCACCCAAACTAACCCCTTGCCGAAGGTGTCAACACCACCAAAACCTTCCGCCAGTCCTGAAAGTACATCAACTCCTAGCAGTTCGACAAGTCCTGAGAGTTCTCCAACTCCCACAAGCTCAGCAAGCCCTGAGAGTTCTCCAACTCCTAGCAGCTCAGCGAGTCCTGAAAGCTCCCCAACGCCTACTAGTTCGGCAAGTCCTACTAGTTCATCAAGTCCTAGCTTTAGAAACAATTAA
- a CDS encoding aspartate ammonia-lyase gives MTRTERDSMGEMSLPDDVYYGIQTVRAINNFKISGLKPLSTFVDACLLIKKATALVNAELGCIPVGMGMAIAAAADEILDGALRDQFVVDVYQAGAGTSHHMNINEVLANRALEILGDVKGNYQNVNPNDHVNYGQSTNDVIPTAIRIGALLALHHVLFPALANLNEQLRIKAIAFSGIVKSGRTHLQDAVPVRLGDEFQAYAQIISDHVRRIHQAASDLKTLGLGGSASGTGLNTHPQYCDRVAEKLSEITGFELTSASNLMAAMQSMAPFVNVSGAIRNLAQDTCKIANDLRLMDSGPKTGLREIMLPPVQPGSSIMPGKYNPVIAEMTNMVCYQVIGYDTAIAFAAQAGQLELNVMMPLIAYDLIHSIEILGQAIDTLATKCIRGITAVEDRCLAYAEGSLSLVTALNTHIGYLNAADVAKESLATGKSLRQVVLDKGLMTEEKLAEVLNLEQMSRPNG, from the coding sequence ATGACCAGAACCGAACGCGACTCCATGGGGGAAATGTCCCTGCCCGATGATGTTTACTATGGTATCCAAACCGTTAGGGCGATCAATAACTTTAAGATTAGTGGACTAAAGCCCCTCTCCACCTTTGTGGATGCTTGCCTGTTAATCAAAAAAGCAACTGCATTAGTTAACGCCGAACTGGGTTGTATTCCTGTCGGGATGGGTATGGCGATCGCGGCGGCGGCGGATGAAATTTTAGATGGAGCTTTGCGCGATCAATTTGTGGTGGATGTGTACCAAGCGGGGGCTGGGACATCCCATCATATGAATATTAATGAGGTCTTAGCCAATCGTGCCCTTGAAATTTTGGGCGATGTCAAAGGCAATTACCAAAATGTGAACCCCAATGATCATGTAAATTATGGTCAGTCCACCAATGATGTGATTCCCACTGCGATTCGGATTGGGGCATTATTAGCGTTGCATCACGTACTCTTTCCCGCTCTCGCTAATCTCAACGAGCAGTTACGCATTAAAGCGATCGCCTTTTCAGGCATTGTTAAATCAGGACGCACCCATTTACAGGATGCCGTCCCCGTGAGACTGGGTGATGAATTTCAAGCCTACGCCCAAATTATCAGCGATCATGTGAGACGGATTCACCAAGCGGCTAGTGATCTCAAAACCCTCGGCCTAGGCGGTAGTGCTTCAGGTACAGGGTTAAATACCCATCCTCAATATTGCGATCGCGTTGCTGAAAAGCTGAGTGAAATTACAGGCTTTGAGCTAACCTCTGCTAGTAACTTAATGGCAGCAATGCAAAGCATGGCTCCCTTTGTAAATGTATCAGGGGCAATTCGTAACCTCGCTCAAGATACCTGCAAAATTGCTAACGATTTGCGCTTGATGGATTCGGGACCCAAAACAGGTTTGCGGGAAATCATGTTACCCCCCGTCCAACCCGGTTCATCGATTATGCCCGGAAAATATAATCCTGTAATTGCCGAGATGACGAATATGGTTTGTTATCAGGTGATCGGCTATGACACAGCGATCGCCTTTGCTGCACAGGCTGGTCAATTGGAATTGAACGTGATGATGCCTTTGATTGCCTACGATTTGATTCATAGTATTGAGATTTTAGGACAGGCGATCGACACTTTGGCGACTAAGTGCATCAGAGGGATTACCGCAGTGGAAGATCGTTGTCTTGCCTATGCTGAAGGTAGTCTTTCCTTAGTAACAGCCTTGAATACTCATATCGGTTATCTCAATGCGGCGGATGTGGCGAAGGAATCCTTAGCAACAGGTAAATCTTTGCGTCAGGTAGTTCTCGATAAAGGTTTAATGACCGAAGAGAAGTTAGCCGAAGTTCTCAACCTCGAGCAGATGAGTCGTCCCAATGGTTAA
- a CDS encoding MAPEG family protein — translation MITSIYAALSSLLIVWLSFNVVKLRQSGRVILGDGGNSKLQVAIRAQGNATEYIPISLILLLLLELSKANALMLHIGGVALLIGRSLHAYGLTTSNLKLRVSGMVFTFGNIIYLAIVNLVYFYLRT, via the coding sequence ATGATTACTTCCATTTATGCAGCACTGTCATCGCTCTTGATTGTATGGCTGTCATTCAATGTCGTTAAATTGCGTCAATCTGGGCGAGTCATACTGGGAGATGGTGGTAATTCTAAGTTACAGGTAGCGATCCGCGCTCAAGGTAATGCCACAGAATATATTCCCATTTCGTTGATTTTACTCTTGTTATTAGAACTGAGTAAAGCGAATGCATTGATGTTACATATTGGTGGAGTCGCTTTGCTGATCGGGAGATCGCTCCATGCCTATGGACTAACGACAAGCAATTTAAAGTTACGAGTATCAGGAATGGTTTTCACATTTGGCAACATCATCTATTTGGCGATCGTCAATCTTGTGTACTTCTACTTGAGGACATAG
- the glmU gene encoding bifunctional UDP-N-acetylglucosamine diphosphorylase/glucosamine-1-phosphate N-acetyltransferase GlmU — protein sequence MLAVAVLAAGKGTRMKSALPKVLQPLGGKSLVERVLNTTDALQADRRIAIVGYCSDQVRAALADYPHLEFAEQSEQLGTGHAIQQLLEPLAGFEGELVVLTGDSPLMRTETIQSLIDSHRQHKASATVLTALLPNPTGYGRVFCDRDMKLERIVEHRDCDPEQLLNQRVSTGMYCFDWQQLAQALPKLTNENSQNEYYLTEVFDYLTEVYASDLEDIDESLGINDRLQLAHAYDVLQKRAREKWMRAGVTMLLPETITIDDEVELAPNVIIEPNSYLRGNTKVGSGTTIGPSSMLSNSIVGEHCTVQFSVIEDSQIADNCQIGPFTRIRGESVIGEKCRIGNFVELKNTQIGDRTNAAHLSYLGNATIGNKVNIGAGTITANYDGFKKYPTVIGDRTKTGSNSVLVAPIQIGENVNIAAGSTVVENVESNALVIARAKQVVKPDYYDQEGRKK from the coding sequence ATGTTAGCAGTAGCAGTTTTAGCGGCAGGTAAAGGGACGCGGATGAAATCGGCTTTACCGAAAGTATTACAACCTCTTGGTGGTAAATCCTTAGTGGAGCGAGTTCTCAATACCACTGATGCCCTTCAAGCCGATCGCCGCATTGCGATTGTCGGATATTGCAGTGATCAAGTTCGCGCTGCCCTCGCCGACTATCCCCATTTAGAATTTGCCGAACAATCCGAACAATTGGGAACGGGTCATGCAATTCAACAATTATTGGAACCCTTAGCAGGATTTGAAGGTGAGCTGGTTGTTCTCACTGGAGACTCGCCTTTAATGCGAACGGAAACAATTCAATCTTTAATCGATAGCCATCGTCAACATAAAGCTTCGGCAACCGTACTCACCGCACTCTTGCCAAATCCTACGGGCTATGGTCGTGTATTTTGCGATCGCGACATGAAGCTCGAACGCATCGTCGAGCATCGTGACTGCGATCCTGAACAACTGCTAAATCAACGAGTAAGTACAGGTATGTATTGTTTTGACTGGCAACAGCTAGCTCAGGCTTTACCAAAACTAACCAATGAGAATTCTCAGAATGAATACTATCTCACCGAAGTTTTTGACTATCTCACTGAAGTTTATGCCAGTGATTTAGAAGATATTGATGAAAGCCTTGGTATTAACGATCGCCTTCAGTTAGCCCATGCCTACGATGTTTTACAAAAGAGAGCGCGAGAAAAATGGATGCGTGCGGGTGTGACGATGTTACTACCTGAAACGATTACTATTGATGATGAAGTGGAACTTGCGCCTAATGTAATTATTGAGCCAAACTCCTATTTACGCGGCAATACTAAAGTTGGTTCAGGTACGACTATTGGACCTTCGAGTATGCTCTCTAATAGTATTGTTGGAGAGCATTGTACTGTGCAATTTTCAGTGATTGAAGATAGTCAAATTGCTGATAACTGTCAAATTGGGCCCTTTACCAGAATTCGTGGGGAATCAGTGATCGGCGAAAAATGTCGCATTGGTAATTTTGTGGAACTTAAAAATACTCAAATTGGCGATCGCACTAATGCCGCTCACCTCAGTTATTTGGGTAATGCGACCATTGGTAATAAAGTCAACATTGGTGCAGGCACAATTACCGCTAATTATGATGGCTTTAAAAAGTACCCAACCGTGATTGGCGATCGCACCAAGACTGGTTCTAATTCTGTACTGGTTGCACCGATTCAAATTGGTGAAAATGTGAATATTGCCGCAGGTTCTACGGTTGTAGAGAATGTGGAATCTAATGCTTTGGTGATCGCAAGGGCTAAACAGGTTGTGAAACCCGATTATTACGATCAAGAAGGTCGTAAGAAGTGA
- a CDS encoding DUF1350 family protein, with protein MSETSQLNYRSLSHSQVLLHPNPKGIIQFIGGFVFGSFPVPAYRYLHQFLFNQGYSLILYRFPLNPFQLNHWQVALDLLKEQYALKVEIVKLLKQEKQPSEILNVYANPANYRWLGHSLGSKYVILLEILSHKPERRIQVLQDALRQEEVNSLVQSINVAEAKKRESEASLRQLLPDALSISQFFIRDQPAVLIAPEVSNTVRFLRSGWRISSSGTRPNQQQTENLIRDSKELFNLTENLHHSGKGLQRE; from the coding sequence ATGTCAGAAACTAGTCAGCTCAATTATAGAAGCTTGTCGCATAGTCAAGTACTTCTGCATCCCAATCCCAAGGGGATTATCCAATTTATTGGTGGATTTGTTTTTGGTTCCTTTCCTGTGCCAGCGTATAGGTATTTGCATCAATTTTTGTTCAATCAAGGATATTCGCTGATTTTGTATCGCTTCCCATTAAATCCGTTTCAATTAAATCATTGGCAAGTTGCTCTAGATCTACTAAAGGAGCAATATGCTCTCAAAGTAGAAATTGTCAAACTACTCAAACAAGAAAAGCAACCTAGCGAAATTCTCAATGTCTATGCCAATCCTGCTAATTACCGATGGCTAGGACATAGCCTTGGTAGTAAATATGTGATCTTGCTGGAAATTTTAAGCCATAAGCCAGAAAGACGCATCCAAGTGTTGCAAGATGCTTTACGACAGGAAGAAGTCAATAGTCTAGTCCAAAGCATTAATGTTGCTGAAGCAAAGAAGCGAGAGTCAGAGGCATCTCTGCGTCAACTACTGCCTGATGCTCTATCAATTAGTCAGTTTTTCATTCGCGATCAACCTGCGGTTTTAATTGCTCCTGAAGTCAGTAATACCGTGAGATTTTTAAGATCTGGTTGGAGAATATCTAGTTCTGGAACTAGACCGAATCAGCAGCAAACTGAAAACTTAATTCGAGATAGTAAAGAACTATTTAACTTAACTGAGAACTTGCACCATTCTGGAAAGGGGTTGCAAAGAGAGTAA
- a CDS encoding transposase, whose amino-acid sequence MESIVKHAQGLVYSLICLMPSVYQKASLNAILGLFLEAQGHPYPEHTQVKSASALSRFLNHYNWSTRGLIRATRLSILGQIAKHRPSKRVPLKILIDLTTLEKSGKFLHLSNPTPNEPDPWVRILNGKRGLHLVVLYLVYGEWRVPWSFRVWRGKGYSSPSDLACKLLGTVPKQLTQGKTVIVLADTEFSTVKFFNAVRAKSWRIVVGVRNNRKLQDGRTVKQLYPHGKRGQLILLEGLSTPLTISWFWLKRADSKRELRFVVSSHPYSGAYLVMLGRKRWAIEGFFKTIKHRFGLHCFGQSTKLGVYRWLILSLLSYLLAHWIDQWSFPPILDWKATCDLTLSVLFPSVLWLKLLRYLQISADIAARHGFEIILKPIPT is encoded by the coding sequence ATGGAAAGCATCGTTAAGCACGCCCAAGGTTTAGTGTATAGCCTAATTTGTCTGATGCCAAGTGTGTATCAAAAAGCAAGTCTGAATGCAATATTAGGGCTATTTCTGGAAGCGCAAGGGCATCCCTATCCAGAACATACACAGGTAAAATCAGCGAGTGCATTAAGCCGATTTCTCAATCACTATAACTGGTCAACAAGAGGACTAATTCGAGCAACAAGGCTGTCAATTTTGGGGCAAATCGCCAAGCATCGCCCATCGAAGAGAGTGCCATTAAAGATACTGATAGACCTGACCACCTTAGAAAAAAGCGGCAAGTTTTTACATTTGAGCAATCCCACCCCAAACGAACCAGACCCATGGGTGAGAATCCTCAACGGAAAGCGAGGACTACATCTGGTTGTACTGTATCTGGTCTATGGAGAGTGGCGCGTACCATGGAGTTTTAGAGTATGGCGCGGCAAAGGATACTCCAGTCCCTCTGACTTAGCTTGTAAGTTATTGGGGACAGTACCCAAGCAACTAACCCAAGGCAAGACTGTGATTGTCCTTGCTGATACTGAGTTTAGTACGGTGAAGTTTTTCAATGCTGTCCGCGCCAAGTCTTGGCGCATCGTTGTCGGTGTCCGCAACAATCGTAAACTTCAAGATGGACGTACCGTCAAACAACTTTATCCCCATGGCAAACGTGGACAACTAATTTTACTGGAAGGGCTAAGTACGCCTTTGACGATCTCTTGGTTCTGGCTCAAAAGAGCCGATAGTAAACGGGAGTTACGCTTTGTGGTCTCTTCTCATCCTTATTCTGGCGCTTATCTGGTGATGTTAGGTCGTAAGCGTTGGGCGATTGAGGGATTCTTCAAAACCATCAAACATCGCTTTGGTTTGCATTGTTTTGGGCAATCTACAAAACTTGGCGTTTATCGTTGGCTTATCCTCTCTCTGCTTTCTTATCTTTTGGCTCATTGGATTGATCAATGGTCGTTTCCTCCCATCTTGGACTGGAAAGCTACCTGTGATTTAACCCTTTCTGTTTTATTCCCTTCTGTCCTTTGGTTGAAACTTCTCAGGTATCTTCAAATTAGTGCCGATATTGCTGCTCGTCATGGCTTTGAAATTATTCTCAAACCCATTCCCACTTGA
- a CDS encoding SufS family cysteine desulfurase has product MTLTYEKTLADQVRADFDILNQEVNGKPLIYFDNAASSQKPKAVINAWKYYYEHDNANVHRGAHTLSARATDAYEGARDKIAKFVNAKSSQEIIYTRNASEAINLVAYTWGWANLKAGDEVILSVMEHHSNIVPWQLIAQRTGAVLKFLEPTSEGILSVEQFKSLLNAKTKLVSIVHVSNTLGCVNPVEEIIPLAHAQGAKVLLDACQSVPHMPIDVQALDCDWLVASGHKMCAPTGIGFLYGKRDILLAMPPFMGGGEMIAEVFLDHSTYADLPHKFEAGTPAIGEAIALGAAVDYLMAIGMDKIHAYEQELINYLMDYLVEIPDIKIYGPRHHRAGLAAFTIAHGIHANDLSAMLDQEGIAIRSGHHCTQPLHRFLGISGSARASVYFYNTKAEVDTFVTALKEAIAFFKNVMA; this is encoded by the coding sequence ATGACATTAACGTACGAAAAGACCTTAGCAGATCAGGTCAGAGCAGATTTTGATATTTTGAATCAAGAGGTTAACGGCAAACCCCTCATTTATTTTGATAATGCCGCCAGTTCGCAAAAGCCCAAAGCGGTAATCAATGCTTGGAAATATTACTATGAGCATGACAATGCCAACGTGCATCGGGGCGCACATACTCTCAGTGCTAGAGCTACAGATGCCTATGAAGGAGCTAGGGATAAGATCGCCAAATTTGTCAATGCGAAATCATCTCAGGAGATTATTTATACCCGTAATGCCAGCGAAGCTATTAACCTAGTTGCCTACACATGGGGCTGGGCGAATCTCAAGGCAGGGGATGAGGTAATTCTCTCGGTAATGGAACACCATAGCAATATTGTACCTTGGCAATTAATTGCTCAGCGTACAGGTGCAGTGTTGAAGTTCTTAGAGCCAACTAGTGAAGGAATATTAAGCGTAGAGCAGTTTAAATCCTTGCTCAATGCCAAAACTAAGCTCGTATCAATTGTCCATGTTTCTAACACTCTGGGTTGTGTAAATCCAGTGGAAGAGATTATTCCCTTAGCCCATGCTCAGGGGGCAAAAGTATTGCTGGATGCTTGTCAGAGTGTTCCCCATATGCCAATTGATGTTCAGGCTTTAGATTGCGATTGGTTAGTGGCTTCAGGGCATAAAATGTGTGCGCCTACGGGAATTGGATTCCTTTATGGAAAGCGGGACATATTGCTAGCAATGCCTCCCTTTATGGGTGGTGGTGAGATGATTGCAGAGGTATTTCTCGATCATTCCACCTATGCGGATCTACCCCACAAGTTTGAGGCAGGTACACCTGCGATTGGGGAAGCGATCGCCCTTGGTGCTGCCGTGGATTATTTAATGGCGATCGGCATGGATAAAATCCACGCTTACGAACAGGAATTAATTAATTACTTGATGGATTATCTCGTCGAGATTCCTGATATCAAAATTTATGGGCCACGTCATCATCGCGCAGGTTTAGCAGCCTTTACGATCGCCCACGGTATTCATGCTAATGACTTATCGGCAATGCTCGATCAAGAAGGGATTGCGATCCGTTCGGGACATCACTGCACCCAGCCATTGCATCGCTTTTTAGGGATTAGTGGTTCCGCGAGAGCGAGTGTTTATTTCTATAACACCAAAGCCGAAGTCGATACCTTCGTCACTGCCCTCAAAGAAGCGATCGCCTTTTTTAAAAATGTGATGGCATAA
- a CDS encoding adenylate kinase family protein, with the protein MVRLVLLGASGSGRTTQAEHLHALLNIPVISTSEILRSEMAAGTDLGLEVKSFVDAGEFVPDPLIIALMRSRLNKEDTRHGWILEGYPRTSFQAEELDFLLDELGCPINHAIYLEASEETLMQRSRSRGNADDTIDVIQKRIEQFLDLTMPLLEYYGYKQKLLTVNSEHDVATVSFQIEHGINHLLK; encoded by the coding sequence ATGGTCAGATTAGTCCTATTAGGCGCATCAGGTTCAGGACGAACTACCCAAGCGGAACATCTACATGCTTTATTAAATATTCCTGTGATCTCTACCAGCGAAATTTTGCGATCAGAGATGGCAGCAGGAACAGATTTAGGCTTAGAGGTGAAAAGCTTTGTTGATGCAGGTGAGTTTGTCCCTGATCCACTCATAATTGCGCTGATGCGATCGCGCCTAAATAAGGAAGATACTCGGCATGGATGGATTTTGGAGGGATATCCTCGCACGTCTTTCCAAGCTGAGGAGTTAGATTTTTTGCTGGATGAGTTAGGCTGTCCAATTAACCATGCAATTTATCTAGAGGCTTCGGAAGAGACATTAATGCAGCGATCGCGATCGCGGGGTAATGCCGATGACACAATTGATGTAATTCAGAAACGAATTGAACAATTTCTGGATTTAACCATGCCTTTATTGGAATATTACGGCTATAAACAGAAATTATTGACTGTCAATAGTGAGCATGATGTAGCCACAGTTAGTTTTCAAATAGAGCATGGCATTAACCATTTACTAAAATAG
- the dprA gene encoding DNA-processing protein DprA, which translates to MSLSSTTDRAYWLAWSQVRGIGSVLMKRIYQAFGSMSEAWTAMPSDLQEIEGIGGQTLEAIRQAQREVEPFSLMAIHEHNNLNFWTPSDREYPQLLWEIPDPPAILYYRGHLTNWNERNTVAIVGTRRATPYGKRWTKKLVTALAKSGFTIISGMAEGIDGEAHKACLEVSGQTVAVVGTGVDQIYPHKHKSLYEQIVDSGLVLSEYPQGTPPDKKHFPARNRIIAGLSRVTLVIEAPERSGALITAYQANEYGRDVYALPNSIEVNEAKGCLKLLGKGAQAILGVDELLEALGMLPNLDTPAPAIAISALPPLQQNILQAIGFGEPVGLDWIVEQVKTPSGEVLGALTHLELVGAIAPYPGMRYQRLV; encoded by the coding sequence ATGAGTCTTAGCTCGACTACAGATAGAGCCTACTGGTTAGCATGGTCACAGGTGCGTGGCATTGGTTCCGTATTAATGAAACGCATCTATCAAGCTTTTGGCTCTATGTCTGAAGCATGGACAGCGATGCCAAGCGATCTCCAAGAAATTGAAGGTATTGGCGGGCAAACCCTTGAAGCAATTCGCCAAGCCCAACGCGAAGTGGAACCTTTTTCTCTAATGGCAATCCATGAGCATAATAATTTGAACTTTTGGACACCTAGCGATCGCGAATATCCACAGTTACTTTGGGAAATTCCCGATCCACCAGCGATTCTCTATTATCGTGGTCATCTTACTAATTGGAATGAACGCAATACCGTCGCCATTGTTGGTACGCGCAGAGCAACACCCTATGGCAAGCGTTGGACAAAGAAGTTAGTGACTGCCTTAGCTAAGAGTGGTTTTACGATTATTTCTGGCATGGCAGAAGGAATTGATGGAGAAGCGCATAAGGCTTGTTTGGAAGTTTCTGGTCAAACTGTGGCTGTAGTTGGTACAGGGGTTGATCAAATCTATCCCCACAAGCACAAGTCTCTGTATGAGCAAATCGTGGACTCAGGGCTGGTATTGAGTGAATATCCCCAAGGTACTCCACCCGACAAAAAACATTTCCCTGCCCGTAATCGAATTATTGCAGGATTGAGCCGTGTCACTCTAGTAATCGAAGCACCAGAGCGATCGGGAGCTTTAATTACCGCCTATCAAGCCAACGAATATGGACGCGATGTCTATGCGTTGCCAAATTCCATTGAAGTAAATGAAGCAAAGGGTTGCTTGAAGCTTTTGGGTAAAGGCGCTCAGGCAATTTTAGGCGTAGATGAGTTATTGGAAGCCTTGGGAATGTTGCCAAATTTGGATACGCCTGCACCTGCGATCGCAATTTCTGCTCTGCCACCTCTACAGCAAAATATTCTCCAAGCGATCGGCTTTGGCGAGCCTGTTGGTTTAGATTGGATTGTGGAACAGGTGAAAACGCCTTCGGGTGAGGTGTTAGGTGCTTTAACCCATTTAGAACTTGTTGGTGCGATCGCGCCATACCCCGGAATGCGTTATCAACGCTTAGTATGA
- a CDS encoding PD-(D/E)XK nuclease superfamily protein, with product MSLRNTETGTVLEQMVLHSLIYGGYLYQSQQYIGSRPGGGKHIIDVIANRGDRNVLISLKWQQVGGTAEQKVPFEVICLMEAMEQNPNYQKAYLVLGGEGWTLREFYISGDLQQYLPYGDQVEILTLERFIMKANTGKL from the coding sequence ATGAGTCTTCGGAATACAGAAACTGGGACAGTTTTGGAACAGATGGTTTTGCATTCCCTCATTTATGGTGGTTATCTCTACCAATCTCAGCAATACATTGGTAGTCGTCCGGGGGGAGGTAAACATATCATTGATGTCATTGCTAATCGTGGCGATCGCAATGTTTTGATTTCTCTCAAATGGCAACAGGTAGGCGGTACGGCGGAACAAAAAGTTCCTTTTGAAGTAATTTGCCTAATGGAAGCAATGGAACAAAATCCCAATTATCAAAAGGCTTATTTAGTTCTTGGTGGTGAAGGCTGGACATTACGAGAGTTCTATATCTCAGGTGATTTACAACAATACTTACCCTATGGCGATCAGGTGGAAATCCTCACCCTTGAAAGATTTATTATGAAAGCAAATACAGGTAAGCTTTAG
- a CDS encoding DNA adenine methylase, producing the protein MPSMLCSPLLVKPLAKQVANIAEPVSKLERLTPPLKWAGGKRWLVPHLQKTWQKYRNYRLVEPFCGGLAIALGLQPHQALLNDINPHVVNFYKCLQRGLKLDIEVQNEREFYYTQRVEFNRLIQLGKSNTPKAAQLFYYLNRTGYNGLCRFNRNGGFNVPFGRHRTINYTEDFSAYKLAFAEWEFTNVDFATISISASDFIYADPPYDVEFRQYAKNGFEWSEQERLAHWLAQHNCPMIASNQATPRILELYQDLGFNIHILNAPRRISCNGDRVPAKEMLAYKGFVKELELS; encoded by the coding sequence ATGCCATCGATGCTATGCTCTCCTCTGCTCGTAAAACCCTTGGCAAAACAAGTGGCAAATATTGCTGAACCTGTGTCCAAGCTCGAACGTCTTACGCCGCCTTTAAAATGGGCAGGTGGTAAACGTTGGCTTGTGCCACATTTACAGAAAACTTGGCAAAAATATCGCAATTATCGGCTAGTGGAACCATTTTGTGGTGGTTTAGCGATCGCTTTGGGTTTACAGCCCCACCAAGCCTTACTCAATGACATCAACCCCCATGTCGTGAACTTCTACAAATGTTTGCAAAGGGGATTGAAGCTAGATATTGAAGTTCAAAATGAGCGTGAATTTTACTATACTCAACGGGTGGAATTTAATCGCTTAATCCAATTAGGAAAGTCCAATACTCCCAAAGCTGCTCAACTTTTCTATTATCTCAATCGTACTGGTTATAATGGGCTATGCCGCTTTAATCGTAATGGTGGTTTTAATGTTCCCTTTGGAAGGCATAGAACTATTAATTACACTGAAGATTTTTCAGCTTACAAACTCGCCTTTGCTGAATGGGAATTTACAAATGTTGATTTTGCCACAATCTCTATTAGCGCTAGTGATTTTATTTACGCTGATCCGCCCTATGATGTCGAGTTTCGCCAATATGCTAAGAATGGTTTTGAATGGTCAGAGCAGGAACGTTTGGCGCATTGGCTAGCTCAACACAATTGTCCTATGATCGCATCGAACCAAGCGACTCCTCGAATTCTCGAACTCTATCAAGATTTAGGATTTAATATTCATATTCTCAATGCTCCACGCCGCATTAGCTGCAATGGCGATCGCGTCCCTGCAAAGGAAATGCTTGCTTACAAAGGATTTGTGAAGGAGCTAGAACTATCATGA